A stretch of the Streptomyces ortus genome encodes the following:
- a CDS encoding sensor histidine kinase, translating to MRLPRAPRPRSLAGQLFAMQAVLVAVVVAGCALFTYLSDRSQAEDAAGRQAMGVARSVADSPSVREAIRTANPTKTLQPYAVAVQRGAQVDFVTIMDPEGIRWTHPNEELIGKHFLGHTDRALLGQSFTETYTGTLGESVRAVTPIRDGGRIVGLVSAGIKVDEISARVEEQVKALFGVAAAALALGAIGTYVINARLRRSTHGMNAAELSRMHDYHEAALHAVREGLLMLDGQYRVALINDGGRELLGVGGDVVGHSVAELELPAPLTGALLSGEPRVDEVFLTESRVLVMNTSPVSGGERRGTVVTLRDVTELQSLMGELDSERGFTTALRSQAHEAANRLHTVVSLIELGRAEEAVDFATAELELAQALTDQVVAAVSEPVLAALLLGKTAQANERGVELVVSEDSSIDDGLLPAALTARDLVTVLGNLIDNAVDAAQGSVGARVTVTALADAEGLVLRVTDTGAGVDPAHAEEVFQRGWSTKPSGPGGRGLGLALVRQAVSRHDGTLTVTTPPEGGASFEARLPLPPPSRGTGNGAADHDTPPPFQERSSTHPPRGAGNGAGNHNTPAPLQERSSTHSPRGAGNGAIPQGDLHPTTGPGANTTPHGGTV from the coding sequence ATGCGCCTCCCCAGAGCTCCACGTCCTCGCAGCCTGGCCGGGCAGCTCTTCGCCATGCAGGCCGTGCTCGTCGCCGTCGTGGTCGCGGGCTGCGCGCTGTTCACGTACCTCAGCGACCGCAGCCAGGCCGAGGACGCGGCGGGCCGGCAGGCCATGGGGGTGGCGCGCTCGGTCGCGGACTCCCCCTCCGTACGGGAGGCCATCCGCACCGCGAACCCGACGAAGACGCTCCAGCCGTACGCGGTCGCGGTGCAGCGCGGCGCGCAGGTCGACTTCGTGACGATCATGGACCCCGAGGGCATCCGCTGGACCCACCCCAACGAGGAGCTGATCGGCAAGCACTTCCTGGGCCACACGGACCGTGCGCTGCTGGGCCAGTCCTTCACCGAGACGTACACCGGGACGCTCGGCGAGTCCGTGCGGGCCGTCACCCCTATCCGGGACGGCGGCCGGATCGTCGGGCTCGTCAGCGCGGGCATCAAGGTCGACGAGATAAGCGCGCGGGTCGAGGAGCAGGTCAAAGCGCTGTTCGGGGTCGCGGCGGCGGCGCTGGCGCTGGGGGCCATCGGTACGTACGTCATCAACGCCCGGCTGCGCCGCTCCACCCACGGGATGAACGCGGCCGAGCTGAGCCGGATGCACGACTACCACGAGGCCGCGCTGCACGCCGTGCGCGAGGGGCTGCTGATGCTGGACGGGCAGTACCGGGTGGCGCTGATCAACGACGGCGGGCGCGAGCTGCTGGGGGTGGGCGGTGACGTGGTGGGCCACTCGGTGGCGGAGCTGGAACTGCCCGCTCCACTGACGGGGGCGCTGCTGTCGGGCGAGCCGCGGGTCGACGAGGTGTTCCTCACCGAGTCGCGGGTGCTCGTCATGAACACCTCGCCGGTGTCGGGCGGTGAGCGCCGGGGCACGGTGGTGACCCTGCGCGATGTCACCGAGCTGCAGTCCCTGATGGGTGAGCTGGACTCCGAGCGGGGCTTCACGACGGCGTTGCGCTCGCAGGCCCACGAGGCCGCGAACCGGCTCCACACGGTGGTCTCGCTGATCGAGCTGGGGCGGGCCGAGGAGGCGGTCGACTTCGCCACGGCCGAGCTGGAGCTGGCGCAGGCCCTGACCGACCAGGTGGTGGCGGCGGTCAGCGAGCCGGTGCTCGCCGCGCTGCTGCTCGGCAAGACGGCGCAGGCGAACGAGCGCGGTGTCGAACTGGTGGTCTCCGAGGACAGCAGCATCGACGACGGTCTGCTCCCGGCCGCCCTCACCGCCCGTGACCTGGTGACGGTCCTGGGCAATCTGATCGACAACGCCGTGGACGCGGCGCAGGGCTCGGTGGGCGCCCGGGTCACCGTGACCGCGCTCGCGGACGCGGAGGGCCTCGTCCTGCGGGTCACGGACACCGGGGCGGGAGTGGACCCGGCTCACGCGGAGGAGGTCTTCCAGCGCGGCTGGTCGACCAAGCCGTCGGGTCCCGGTGGACGCGGCCTCGGCCTGGCCCTGGTCCGGCAGGCGGTGTCCCGCCACGACGGCACCCTGACGGTCACGACACCCCCGGAAGGCGGAGCATCCTTCGAGGCCCGCCTACCACTGCCGCCGCCCTCCAGGGGCACGGGGAACGGCGCGGCCGACCACGACACACCCCCACCCTTCCAGGAAAGGTCCAGCACCCACCCCCCAAGGGGCGCGGGGAACGGCGCGGGCAACCACAACACACCCGCACCCCTCCAGGAAAGGTCCAGCACCCACTCCCCAAGGGGCGCGGGGAACGGCGCAATCCCCCAAGGTGACCTACACCCCACAACCGGGCCCGGGGCCAACACAACCCCGCACGGAGGCACCGTATGA